The Papaver somniferum cultivar HN1 unplaced genomic scaffold, ASM357369v1 unplaced-scaffold_107, whole genome shotgun sequence genome includes a region encoding these proteins:
- the LOC113327756 gene encoding putative F-box protein At3g44060 isoform X1 encodes MMHVNRWIYNAVKYNVQEITMVIEQLQNSAYEIPQRLLNCKSLKKLVIRMFDAARYVDIILPRSMYLPRLKVLLLDGLSFSNLELAKKLLSSCPVLKDLEIINCDIQSDNQKILIVDSVSVKKFTYTCWLNYTMPSVIKLCAPNLEEFNCRSFFTQDYSLENCSPLSVVDLCMILEEHEEDENAETYSNLPSEEKEVYAIRMMKSLGAVYMVKRLRLSPGFLEVLSRAPDLLDYQPPRLCNLKCLTLVMWSTRGCLRAIVYLLSISPNIDTIYLELEKVTFNQALRSINWSATATFKFVQQFWNIRGFLISVVLIVLIFDIF; translated from the exons ATGATGCATGTTAACAGATGGATCTATAATGCCGTCAAGTATAAtgttcaagaaataactatggTAATTGAGCAATTGCAGAATTCGGCATATGAAATTCCTCAACGTCTTCTTAATTGCAAGTCGCTAAAGAAGCTGGTAATAAGAATGTTTGATGCTGCCAGATATGTAGATATTATTCTGCCAAGATCAATGTATTTGCCTCGGCTCAAAGTACTACTTTTAGATGGATTATCATTCTCCAATTTGGAATTAGCTAAAAAGCTTTTATCAAGTTGTCCAGTTCTTAAAGATTTAGAGATAATCAATTGCGATATACAATCTGATAATCAAAAGATTTTGATTGTTGATTCCGTTAGCGTCAAGAAGTTTACTTACACTTGTTGGCTTAATTATACTATGCCCAGCGTTATCAAGCTATGTGCTCCAAATTTGGAAGAGTTCAATTGCAGATCTTTCTTCACACAAGATTATTCCTTAGAAAACTGTTCCCCGTTATCCGTGGTTGATTTATGCATGATactagaagaacatgaagaagatgAGAATGCAGAAACATATTCTAATCTGCCTTCAGAGGAAAAAGAAGTGTATGCTATACGTATGATGAAAAGTCTTGGAGCGGTTTATATGGTGAAACGTTTGAGACTATCACCTGGATTCCTTGAG GTTCTCTCACGAGCTCCTGACTTATTAGACTATCAACCACCTCGCTTATGTAACCTAAAATGTTTAACACTGGTAATGTGGTCTACAAGAGGTTGCTTGCGGGCTATAGTATACTTACTCAGCATTTCTCCTAACATAGACACAATTTACCTTGAACTAGAGAAGGTAACATTTAACCAAGCTCTTCGTTCTATAAATTGGTCTGCAACGGCAACATTTAAATTTGTGCAACAATTTTGGAACATCCGAGGTTTTCTTATTTCAGTTGTTTTGATtgtattgatttttgatattttttga
- the LOC113327940 gene encoding F-box/LRR-repeat protein At3g58930-like, with translation MEESRNAPGEDRISRLPDGLIHHILSFNDTKYVVQTSVLSKRWIHIWKSLPVLEFNRSLFSHENTKKFIEFVYMVFMFRDDTDLQKFSLDWDSEYDNTVIMNVNRWSLFAVKYNVQEISIVIEELLLNSRTLIKLEIQVFDTDEYVDIILPRSMNSPRLKELFIYRSSVSNLELSKRFFSSCPVLEKLFISGCDYLRNLNLIVDSQSLTKVHLKIYSPPSWISFNMILREKEEDENAKTYSKLPSKEIDVYAKRLTNLLDAGDDWEVGLSFPGMLSHLEHFEFIYAEGSDAEFKILSFLLQNEMVLKKIGVTFRSSVAQRDRKRHVKRFSDKIRAGRKASSSIQLAYNLKLSW, from the exons ATGGAAGAATCAAGGAATGCACCAGGGGAAGATAGAATCAGTAGGTTACCTGATGGACTTATTCACCATATTCTGTCTTTCAATGATACTAAATATGTTGTTCAGACTAGTGTGTTGTCGAAACGATGGATTCATATTTGGAAATCTCTACCTGTTCTAGAATTCAATAGGAGTTTGTTTTCTCATGAGAATACTAAGAAATTCATAGAATTTGTTTACATGGTATTCATGTTTCGTGATGACACCGATCTTCAGAAGTTTAGTCTGGATTGGGACTCTGAGTATGATAATACAGTTATTATGAATGTTAATAGATGGAGTCTTTTTGCCGTCAAGTATAATGTTCAAGAAATAAGTATAGTAATTGAGGAATTGCTGCTGAATTCCAGAACTCTGATAAAGCTGGAAATACAAGTATTCGACACTGACGAATATGTAGATATAATTCTACCAAGATCTATGAATTCACCACGGCTTAAAGAACTGTTCATATATCGATCATCAGTCTCTAACCTAGAATTATCTAAAAGATTCTTTTCAAGTTGTCCAGTTCTTGAAAAGTTATTCATATCTGGTTGTGATTATCTAAGGAATTTGAATTTGATTGTTGATTCTCAAAGCCTTACGAA AGTTCATTTAAAAATTTATTCTCCACCGTCCTGGATAAGTTTTAACATGATactaagagaaaaagaagaagatgagaatgcAAAAACATATTCGAAGCTGCCttcaaaagaaattgatgtgtaTGCTAAACGTTTG ACCAATTTATTGGACGCTGGAGATGACTGGGAAGTAGGATTGTCATTCCCGGGAATGTTGTCTCACCTTGAGCATTTCGAGTTCATATATGCGGAAGGATCTGATGCTGAGTTCAAAATTCTGAGTTTTTTGTTGCAAAATGAAATGGTTTTGAAGAAAATTGGTGTAACATTTCGTTCTAGTGTTGCCCAGCGTGATAGAAAGAGACACGTTAAGCGATTCTCAGATAAGATTAGAGCAGGTCGTAAAGCGTCTTCAAGTATCCAACTCGCATATAATTTAAAACTTAGTTGGTAG
- the LOC113327756 gene encoding putative F-box/FBD/LRR-repeat protein At1g66290 isoform X3 → MMHVNRWIYNAVKYNVQEITMVIEQLQNSAYEIPQRLLNCKSLKKLVIRMFDAARYVDIILPRSMYLPRLKVLLLDGLSFSNLELAKKLLSSCPVLKDLEIINCDIQSDNQKILIVDSVSVKKFTYTCWLNYTMPSVIKLCAPNLEEFNCRSFFTQDYSLENCSPLSVVDLCMILEEHEEDENAETYSNLPSEEKEVYAIRMMKSLGAVYMVKRLRLSPGFLEYMLDDFYEQLMTQMEV, encoded by the exons ATGATGCATGTTAACAGATGGATCTATAATGCCGTCAAGTATAAtgttcaagaaataactatggTAATTGAGCAATTGCAGAATTCGGCATATGAAATTCCTCAACGTCTTCTTAATTGCAAGTCGCTAAAGAAGCTGGTAATAAGAATGTTTGATGCTGCCAGATATGTAGATATTATTCTGCCAAGATCAATGTATTTGCCTCGGCTCAAAGTACTACTTTTAGATGGATTATCATTCTCCAATTTGGAATTAGCTAAAAAGCTTTTATCAAGTTGTCCAGTTCTTAAAGATTTAGAGATAATCAATTGCGATATACAATCTGATAATCAAAAGATTTTGATTGTTGATTCCGTTAGCGTCAAGAAGTTTACTTACACTTGTTGGCTTAATTATACTATGCCCAGCGTTATCAAGCTATGTGCTCCAAATTTGGAAGAGTTCAATTGCAGATCTTTCTTCACACAAGATTATTCCTTAGAAAACTGTTCCCCGTTATCCGTGGTTGATTTATGCATGATactagaagaacatgaagaagatgAGAATGCAGAAACATATTCTAATCTGCCTTCAGAGGAAAAAGAAGTGTATGCTATACGTATGATGAAAAGTCTTGGAGCGGTTTATATGGTGAAACGTTTGAGACTATCACCTGGATTCCTTGAG TACATGCTAGATGATTTCTATGAACAGTTAATGACGCAGATGGAAGTCTGA
- the LOC113327756 gene encoding putative F-box/FBD/LRR-repeat protein At1g66290 isoform X2 — MMHVNRWIYNAVKYNVQEITMVIEQLQNSAYEIPQRLLNCKSLKKLVIRMFDAARYVDIILPRSMYLPRLKVLLLDGLSFSNLELAKKLLSSCPVLKDLEIINCDIQSDNQKILIVDSVSVKKFTYTCWLNYTMPSVIKLCAPNLEEFNCRSFFTQDYSLENCSPLSVVDLCMILEEHEEDENAETYSNLPSEEKEVYAIRMMKSLGAVYMVKRLRLSPGFLEGMLSHLLSVFIFGADGCDAEFKILRFLLKNAKNLEEASLFFRSSVGLPDRAGNVKQFKKQLRAVPTASSDVEVVFH; from the exons ATGATGCATGTTAACAGATGGATCTATAATGCCGTCAAGTATAAtgttcaagaaataactatggTAATTGAGCAATTGCAGAATTCGGCATATGAAATTCCTCAACGTCTTCTTAATTGCAAGTCGCTAAAGAAGCTGGTAATAAGAATGTTTGATGCTGCCAGATATGTAGATATTATTCTGCCAAGATCAATGTATTTGCCTCGGCTCAAAGTACTACTTTTAGATGGATTATCATTCTCCAATTTGGAATTAGCTAAAAAGCTTTTATCAAGTTGTCCAGTTCTTAAAGATTTAGAGATAATCAATTGCGATATACAATCTGATAATCAAAAGATTTTGATTGTTGATTCCGTTAGCGTCAAGAAGTTTACTTACACTTGTTGGCTTAATTATACTATGCCCAGCGTTATCAAGCTATGTGCTCCAAATTTGGAAGAGTTCAATTGCAGATCTTTCTTCACACAAGATTATTCCTTAGAAAACTGTTCCCCGTTATCCGTGGTTGATTTATGCATGATactagaagaacatgaagaagatgAGAATGCAGAAACATATTCTAATCTGCCTTCAGAGGAAAAAGAAGTGTATGCTATACGTATGATGAAAAGTCTTGGAGCGGTTTATATGGTGAAACGTTTGAGACTATCACCTGGATTCCTTGAG GGAATGTTGTCTCACCTTTTGTCTGTCTTTATCTTTGGAGCGGATGGATGTGATGCTGAGTTCAAAATTCTGAGATTTTTGTTGAAAAATGCAAAAAATTTGGAGGAAGCATCTCTATTCTTTCGTTCCAGTGTTGGCTTGCCTGATAGAGCTGGAAACGTTAAGCAATTTAAGAAGCAGCTAAGAGCAGTTCCTACAGCTTCTTCAGATGTCGAAGTGGTGTTTCATTAA